Genomic segment of Sodaliphilus pleomorphus:
CCCGGGCGAGAGCGCCGCCGAGGCCTATCGCAACCACATTGAGTTTTACTGCCCCACCTATCTGCACATCAATCCCGACTTGAGCGTGACCATGTTTGCCGGCAAGCAGCGCCGCGAGTATGCCGCCGCCACCCCTGCCACAAGCAACCTGCTGGGCTGGCAGGCCGGTTTCACGGCCGGCATCATCTATGAGCTCATGTGCCGCGGGCTGCGCCGCGACCAGCTGCTCGAGCTCGAGCCCCAGGTGGCCGCCGCTGTGTTGGCCTCGGCCCAGGACTTTGCCGCCCAGTGCGCCTCGGCGCCCGACAATTGCCTCCCGCCCGGCTATGCCGCCTCGCGGGTGGCCGCCTACGCCTCGCGGGCCGACGAGCGCGAGAAAAACATGGCCAAGTGATGTAGCGACGATACTCATTTTTGTTTTTATAGAATATAAACATAATTCAGATAGCACGATGAAAAAGCTGTTGATTGAAGAATCCTTCCCCACGCTCAAAACCGACCTCACGGCTCTCACGGCCCAGGTCGGGAAAACTGGCGAGTTGCCCCCCTTGCAGGACCTCGACACGGCGACAGCCATCGACCTGCGCCTGTGGCACGTGAAGTACTTGATGCAGCACGAGCGGCAGCACGATGCCGCTATGGCCATCGATGCCATGGTCTTCGACGACAGCATTGCCGGCTTCCCGCTGCTGCACCATGCCTGGCTGTGGCTGGCCCGCATGTCGCTCTTCATCGACAGCAACGACTACATGCTGGCCCTGGGCAGCGCCGAGAATGCCCTCAACGTGCTGGTCGACGTCACGGCCAAGCGCAGCGAGGACTTTCTGGCCATCGTGGCCTCGCTGCTCTACAACCTGGCCTATGTGCACTACATGACCGACGACAACGCCCGCGCCGTGAAGGAGCTCACCAAGTGCCAGAAGCTCTTTGAGCGCCTGGTGAAACGCAACAACGCGCGCTTCTCGCCCATGCTGGTCTATGCCGTCGAGGCCTCGACCACCATCTTCAAGTCGCGCATCAAGCAGATGAACGTGTTTGCCCACTACCAGACCACCACCGAGCTCTACACCGCCATGCTGGCCGACAAAGACTCGCAGAAGGTGCGCATGGCCCTGGCCAACCTGGTCGACTCGCTGCGCCACGAGGGCGACCTCATGCTGCAGATGGGCAACGCCCGCAACGCGGTGAAATTCTACACCAAGGCCCTGCGCTACCAGAAGAAGATAAGCCCCGTGATGGGACACAAGGAGCTCACCCTGTCGATAGGCCTGGCCAAGGCCCTGCTGCGCCTGGTGAACCGCCGTGCCGCCGCCGAGCAGCTGCTCAACTCGCTGCTGCCCCTGGCCCAGCGCCTGCAGGCCGGCGACGAGATACTCGAGATAGAGCAACTGCTCAACAACCGCAACAAGAACAGCAACATCATGAGCATGCTCAAGGGCATGTCGTGATGCCAGCCGTCGAGATCATCCCAACCCCAACCGCATTATTATTATCGTTGTTATGAAAAAGAAAAGCATGCTCGACTTGCACCGCATCACGGCCGCCCAGTTCAAGCAAGCCCCCAAGATGCCTGTGGTGGTCGTGCTCGACGACGTGCGCAGCGAGATGAACGTGGGCAGCGTGTTTCGCACGGCCGACGCCTTTGTCGTCGAGCGCATCGCCCTGTGCGGCATCACGGCCGTGCCGCCCATGCCCGAGATACACAAGACCGCCCTGGGCGCCGAGTGCAGCGTCGAGTGGCAGCACTATGCCACCGCCCTCGAGGCCGTGCAGCAGCTGCGCAGCGAGGGCTACACGATATGCACCATCGAGCAGGTGCACGGCAGCGTGAGTCTTGAGCGCTACAACATGGAGCGCGGCCGCAAGTATGCCATCGTGTTGGGCAACGAGGTCAAGGGCGTGAGCCAGCAGGTGGTCGATGCCAGCGACTGCTGCATCGAGCTGCCCCAGCGCGGCACCAAGCACAGCCTCAACATTGCCAACACCGCCGCCATCGTGATGTGGCAATTTTTTGAGCACCTCATGCTGTAGATTGACGGGGATTTCAGCGGTTTACTCCTCCACTGCCTGTAGCTGTGCCGCCCGCTTTTTTGGGGGGGGCTTGGTATACTTGGGCGGCCGTTATGGATTATGGTAGTTTTTGGAAACATAATGGGCGGCCAATGGCGATGGAATTTATTTTTTTTATTATTTTTGCCGTTTGGAAAAACGGCTGTTGCTCCTTGGCTGGAAAATTGAGGCTGAGCACATTGAGTTGTTTTTCTGTTATGTAACTGTGATTATTAATTTTTA
This window contains:
- a CDS encoding RNA methyltransferase — protein: MKKKSMLDLHRITAAQFKQAPKMPVVVVLDDVRSEMNVGSVFRTADAFVVERIALCGITAVPPMPEIHKTALGAECSVEWQHYATALEAVQQLRSEGYTICTIEQVHGSVSLERYNMERGRKYAIVLGNEVKGVSQQVVDASDCCIELPQRGTKHSLNIANTAAIVMWQFFEHLML